Proteins from one Desulfonema limicola genomic window:
- the pncB gene encoding nicotinate phosphoribosyltransferase — protein MIINSLLDTDLYKLTMMQGVLHQFPWAEVEYEFKCRDENIDLSPVSSAVQAEIDHLCTLRFTSLELDYLRTLRFMKEDFIQFLRLFHLQKDFISLYDNNGKFSIKIKGPWLHTILFEVPVLAIVNEVWFRDIQPAPDFELGREKLYEKINLVKESNKENLGFKFTDFGTRRRFSRKWQDEIIKILKKEVPGNLIGTSNVFFAMHHNLIPIGTMAHEWIMACQALGPRLAYSQKFALEHWAQEYRGDLGIALSDTLGFDAFLSDFDMYFAKLFDGCRHDSGDPYEWGDKLIEHYKKMKVDPRWKRAIFSDGLSFEKAVNLTKYFKDQIQTSFGIGTNLTNDISSSAIQIVIKMTKCQGSPVAKVSDSPGKQMCKDSSYLKYLKRVFEQRASQAK, from the coding sequence TTGATAATTAATTCCCTTCTGGATACAGATTTGTACAAGCTTACCATGATGCAGGGGGTTTTGCATCAATTTCCCTGGGCAGAGGTAGAATATGAATTTAAATGCAGGGATGAAAATATTGATCTCAGCCCTGTATCTTCTGCTGTTCAAGCTGAAATAGATCATTTATGCACCCTTCGCTTTACCAGCCTTGAACTTGATTATCTCAGAACCCTGCGTTTTATGAAAGAAGATTTTATTCAATTTTTAAGGCTGTTTCACCTTCAAAAAGATTTTATTTCTTTATATGATAATAATGGAAAATTCAGCATAAAAATCAAAGGACCCTGGCTTCATACTATCTTATTTGAGGTTCCTGTACTTGCCATAGTAAACGAAGTATGGTTCAGGGATATTCAGCCTGCTCCTGATTTTGAACTTGGCAGGGAAAAGCTGTATGAAAAGATAAATCTTGTTAAAGAATCAAATAAAGAAAACCTGGGATTTAAATTTACAGATTTTGGTACAAGAAGGCGTTTTTCAAGAAAATGGCAGGATGAGATTATAAAGATTTTAAAAAAAGAAGTGCCTGGTAATTTAATAGGAACCAGCAATGTATTTTTTGCCATGCACCACAACCTGATTCCTATCGGCACTATGGCCCATGAATGGATTATGGCATGTCAGGCTCTTGGCCCAAGGCTTGCGTACAGCCAGAAGTTTGCACTGGAACACTGGGCTCAGGAATACAGGGGTGATCTTGGGATTGCTTTATCAGATACCCTGGGATTTGATGCTTTTTTAAGTGATTTTGACATGTATTTTGCAAAATTATTTGACGGATGCCGCCATGACAGCGGGGATCCTTATGAATGGGGGGATAAACTCATTGAACATTATAAAAAAATGAAGGTTGATCCGCGGTGGAAACGGGCAATTTTCAGTGATGGTCTTTCTTTTGAAAAAGCGGTGAACCTGACAAAGTATTTTAAAGACCAAATTCAAACCTCTTTTGGTATTGGAACAAATCTTACAAATGATATTTCAAGTTCTGCCATACAGATTGTTATTAAAATGACAAAATGCCAGGGTTCCCCTGTTGCAAAGGTCTCGGATTCCCCTGGAAAACAAATGTGTAAAGATTCAAGTTATCTTAAATATTTAAAAAGAGTTTTTGAACAAAGAGCAAGTCAGGCAAAATGA
- the nadD gene encoding nicotinate (nicotinamide) nucleotide adenylyltransferase — protein sequence MIKLGIDIHGVSDADQEFFSELTKLLVQNGHEVHILTGSEHTQAFENHLKNDLKLYWTHLFSITSFHLKSGTEVSSINGNPYMEEDMWNRTKAQYCKKHGIQLHLDDSAVYGKFFQTPYGKYYSNQQPETRKKIAVIGGSFNPVTQGHISMAEAVLDAVHDIYQIWLMPAFRHPFEKHKEYCPERIKMIRLIESEKIRYFGYEIDNKLFGETFATFTRLLDDPDYKNLYDFHMVIGSDCVLDFDRKWKHAGLLSKLIKFIIIPRPGYDLENYKGLLSCHPHIILGSVKTPDISASKVRKHIRQNKSIKGLVPDAIETYIIEKQLFKNQNIISPNTGSTKNKCTDCKD from the coding sequence ATGATAAAATTAGGGATAGATATTCACGGTGTTTCAGATGCTGATCAGGAGTTTTTTTCTGAGCTTACAAAACTTCTTGTACAAAACGGGCATGAAGTTCATATTCTAACAGGATCGGAACACACCCAGGCATTTGAAAACCACCTGAAAAATGATCTAAAACTGTATTGGACCCATTTATTTTCCATTACTTCATTTCATCTTAAATCAGGCACAGAAGTAAGCAGTATTAACGGTAATCCTTATATGGAGGAAGATATGTGGAACCGTACAAAAGCTCAATACTGCAAAAAACACGGAATACAGCTTCACCTTGATGATTCTGCTGTATATGGGAAATTTTTTCAAACCCCTTATGGCAAATATTATTCCAACCAGCAGCCTGAAACCAGGAAAAAGATTGCTGTTATCGGGGGATCATTTAATCCTGTAACTCAGGGACATATAAGTATGGCAGAAGCTGTTCTTGATGCCGTACATGATATTTATCAGATCTGGCTTATGCCTGCATTTCGGCATCCTTTTGAAAAACATAAGGAATACTGCCCTGAACGCATTAAAATGATCCGCCTTATTGAATCAGAAAAAATACGGTATTTTGGATATGAAATTGATAATAAGCTTTTTGGTGAAACCTTTGCAACCTTTACAAGACTTTTAGATGATCCTGATTATAAAAATCTATATGATTTTCATATGGTAATAGGTTCTGACTGTGTTCTGGATTTTGATAGAAAATGGAAACATGCCGGACTGCTTTCAAAACTGATTAAGTTTATTATAATTCCAAGACCAGGTTATGACCTGGAAAATTATAAGGGACTATTATCATGTCATCCCCATATTATTCTCGGCAGTGTTAAAACACCTGATATCAGTGCTTCAAAGGTGAGAAAACATATAAGACAAAACAAAAGCATAAAAGGCCTGGTTCCTGATGCCATAGAAACATATATTATTGAAAAACAATTATTTAAAAACCAAAATATTATCAGCCCGAATACAGGCAGCACTAAAAATAAATGTACAGATTGTAAGGATTAA
- a CDS encoding alpha/beta hydrolase family protein has protein sequence MEKTINFLNHQGEKLSGTLHEPEISLDSGSTDTALILGHCFTCSRHTSILKDICKNIAAQGFSSLRFDFSGNGQSEGDFSQSSYTKHIKEMKQAVSFLRDLGIKRFCLGGHSMGAAIAVLTALQTENITGVCTLAGRLGSSDLSSVFTKEQLSQIQETGIMSFKSRGRSLSLSQEFFYDMQQYNLPGALKSLKIPLMVVHGDKDEIIPVQHAFQARELKHDLKLEIIPDADHMFMNQKHRALIADSISKWFMDIIQL, from the coding sequence ATGGAAAAAACAATTAATTTTTTAAATCATCAGGGAGAAAAACTTTCAGGAACTCTTCATGAACCTGAAATTTCCCTGGACTCAGGTTCAACAGATACTGCCCTGATTCTGGGACATTGTTTTACATGCTCAAGGCATACCAGCATTTTAAAGGATATTTGTAAAAATATTGCAGCACAAGGTTTTAGTTCTCTTCGTTTTGATTTTTCAGGAAACGGCCAGAGTGAGGGGGATTTTTCACAATCATCATATACCAAGCATATCAAGGAAATGAAACAGGCTGTTTCATTTCTTCGGGATCTGGGCATAAAACGATTCTGCCTGGGGGGACACAGTATGGGGGCTGCTATTGCCGTACTTACAGCATTGCAGACAGAAAACATAACAGGTGTCTGCACCCTTGCCGGACGATTAGGTTCATCTGATCTCAGCTCTGTTTTTACCAAAGAACAGCTTAGTCAAATCCAGGAAACCGGAATTATGTCTTTTAAGAGCAGGGGAAGGTCTTTAAGTCTTTCACAAGAATTTTTTTATGACATGCAGCAGTACAATCTTCCTGGTGCCTTAAAATCATTGAAGATTCCCTTGATGGTTGTACATGGAGACAAGGATGAGATTATTCCGGTTCAACATGCTTTTCAGGCCAGAGAGCTGAAACATGATTTAAAACTTGAAATTATTCCTGATGCAGACCATATGTTTATGAATCAAAAACACCGTGCATTGATTGCAGATTCAATATCTAAATGGTTTATGGATATTATTCAGTTATAA
- a CDS encoding adenylate/guanylate cyclase domain-containing protein, with translation MNKKFKISIQTSVILLLFFLIIPLSSLIMLITYFTSADSVSRLSASLMESIASQTIDKSLNYLSPARRGLDLSRGLAKADIIKSEEFEEVERYFRQLLDQYPEFIMLNYGVENGNFMMVKRMPDNSYSTKWISRQEKWAVTKWIHDNPVWEKNFKNIKEDIDKAYDPRKRPWYIKAKTQGRAVWTDAYIFFSDRKPGISCASPIYSFNKDELTGVVGVDMGIEELSNFIGRLEIGKHGKAFIINQKGELIAYPVLREEDIAQIVQEKVVNGQTKIVFQPVLGCSDQALVSSYKALTADMKNSDNFITISQQHPVRFKHNKETYIGTYKPFPKDSDWQWIIGVIAPENDFMGDIKKNNIITIVISLSALVISLIVGIFLTRRITKPLKTLSDEAMYIRDLNLTPRVQVASNLVEIMNMAESFENMKKGLRSFEKYVPSELVRMLLKNQSEADLGVKKQELTILFSDIQGFTSISEKLDPELLVRMLGEYLNELSTIIHKQYGTVDKYIGDAIMAFWGAPRIIEQHAVQACRAALLCNEKLKELNKKWSQAGKPVLNTRFGINTGVVLVGNIGCDTRMDYTIIGDHVNLASRLEGINKVYGTNIIISGNTAKLIKDVLAFRLLDFVAVAGKSEPTAIYELICEKDKLDKETILFIKNYSFGIKHYKKREWAKALSLFEYAAKLRPDDKPSKLLHERCEQYAENPPPDDWTGVFVLKGK, from the coding sequence ATGAATAAAAAATTCAAAATTTCCATTCAAACAAGTGTTATTCTCCTGCTTTTCTTTTTAATCATACCTCTTTCCAGCCTTATTATGCTTATTACCTATTTTACAAGTGCAGATTCTGTTTCCAGACTTTCTGCAAGCCTTATGGAAAGTATTGCATCTCAGACAATTGACAAGTCCTTAAATTATCTCAGTCCTGCACGCCGGGGTCTTGATCTTTCAAGAGGGCTGGCTAAGGCTGACATTATCAAAAGCGAGGAATTTGAGGAAGTTGAAAGATATTTCCGCCAGCTCCTGGATCAATATCCTGAATTTATCATGCTTAACTATGGAGTTGAAAACGGCAATTTCATGATGGTAAAAAGGATGCCGGATAATTCATATTCTACAAAATGGATATCCAGGCAGGAAAAATGGGCTGTTACAAAATGGATTCATGACAATCCTGTTTGGGAAAAGAATTTTAAAAATATAAAAGAAGATATTGACAAAGCCTATGATCCCAGGAAGAGACCCTGGTATATAAAAGCTAAAACACAAGGCAGGGCAGTCTGGACAGATGCTTATATTTTTTTCAGTGACCGAAAACCAGGCATAAGCTGCGCTTCGCCTATTTATTCTTTTAATAAGGATGAACTTACAGGCGTGGTCGGGGTTGACATGGGTATTGAGGAGCTTTCAAACTTTATTGGCAGACTTGAAATAGGAAAACATGGAAAAGCGTTTATTATTAATCAAAAAGGGGAACTTATTGCATACCCTGTTCTCAGGGAGGAGGATATTGCACAAATTGTCCAGGAAAAGGTTGTAAACGGACAGACAAAAATAGTTTTCCAGCCTGTTCTCGGCTGCTCAGACCAGGCTCTTGTCAGTTCATACAAAGCCTTGACGGCTGACATGAAAAATTCTGATAATTTTATAACCATATCACAGCAGCATCCTGTGCGATTTAAACATAATAAAGAAACCTATATCGGTACCTATAAGCCTTTTCCAAAAGATTCCGACTGGCAGTGGATAATTGGAGTTATTGCTCCTGAAAATGACTTTATGGGGGATATTAAGAAAAATAATATTATAACTATTGTTATCTCATTATCTGCTCTTGTTATTTCCCTGATTGTTGGTATTTTTCTTACCCGAAGAATAACAAAACCTTTAAAAACACTATCAGACGAAGCCATGTATATCCGGGACCTGAATCTAACGCCGCGCGTACAGGTTGCTTCAAATCTTGTTGAAATTATGAATATGGCCGAATCTTTTGAAAACATGAAAAAAGGTCTGCGTTCCTTTGAGAAATATGTTCCTTCCGAACTTGTACGCATGCTGCTCAAAAACCAGTCTGAAGCTGACCTTGGGGTAAAGAAACAGGAACTTACAATACTTTTTTCTGATATCCAGGGATTTACAAGTATTTCAGAAAAACTTGATCCTGAATTACTTGTGAGGATGCTGGGTGAATATCTTAATGAATTAAGTACAATAATCCATAAACAATATGGTACTGTTGATAAATACATAGGAGATGCAATCATGGCTTTCTGGGGTGCGCCCAGAATAATTGAACAACATGCTGTACAGGCCTGCCGGGCTGCTCTTTTATGCAATGAAAAACTTAAAGAGCTTAATAAAAAATGGTCCCAGGCTGGAAAGCCTGTTTTAAATACCAGGTTTGGCATTAATACAGGCGTAGTTCTTGTGGGCAATATTGGATGTGATACGCGCATGGATTATACCATTATAGGAGATCATGTAAATCTTGCAAGCCGCCTTGAAGGTATTAACAAGGTCTATGGAACCAATATCATTATCAGCGGCAATACTGCAAAACTTATTAAAGATGTCCTGGCTTTCAGGCTTCTTGATTTTGTTGCTGTTGCAGGTAAATCCGAACCAACTGCCATATATGAACTGATATGTGAAAAAGATAAGCTGGATAAGGAAACAATCTTATTTATAAAAAACTATTCTTTTGGAATCAAACATTACAAAAAACGCGAATGGGCAAAAGCCTTATCCCTTTTTGAATATGCCGCAAAATTAAGACCTGATGACAAACCCTCTAAACTTTTACATGAAAGATGTGAACAATATGCTGAAAATCCGCCTCCTGATGACTGGACAGGGGTTTTTGTCTTAAAGGGAAAATAA